Within Primulina tabacum isolate GXHZ01 chromosome 5, ASM2559414v2, whole genome shotgun sequence, the genomic segment GAGCTGATTCTTAAACTGATCACGTTTTCTTGCTTTGGTTCTTCAGGTTACACGATCCCGAAAGGATGGAAAGTTTTGGTATGGTTTAGGGGTGTTCATCTAGATCCTGAAACATATGTTGAACCGAAGAAGTTTGATCCTTCGAGATGGGATGTGAGTTTCTTTTCGAGTTGCAATGGAAATCTAGCACTTAGTTTCTTCTAATGGCACTACGGAAATAGTTTTAGGAGCAGTTCAAATAACTGAACTTTAGTTTTTAATCCTTACATTCTAATGTAATATGTAGGGATTCACACCCAAAGCCGGGAGTTTTCTCCCTTTTGGCGCTGGAAGCAGATTTTGCCCCGGAAACGATCTTGCCAAGATTGAAATCGCAATATTTCTTCACTATTTTATCTTAAGCTACAAGTCCGTAGTCATGTTTATTATTCGAATTCTCATCGCATTCTTGGTATTTTTGGGCAAAATTTCCTAGTATTTCTCGTTGCTTGTTGCAGGCTTGAGAGGCACAATCCTACAAGTCCGTTGATGTACCTACCACATTCCAGGCCTAAAGACAATTGTCTGGGGAGGATAAGAAGAGTTGCTACTCGAGATGTATAGTTTtggataattttaattttcatcgAAAATCCTTGTCTTATTTTTTGGCTCCTAAATTTTAGCATTGCGTCGGGGGCTTTTTAGCCTTAAGGTCTTGAACTCAAGACTCCTTTCGACTTTGGGAAAGCTTATGTCACGAGGCTAACGAGTTGAATCTATGAATTTAATAGAACAATTTTTGAATTTGTCTcaacaaaattttaatatttgatgTTGAGTTCAAACTCGGGCGAATGGAAGTCTCGCAAATTGCTCGCAACCAGAGTAATTTTTAAAGTGCTCAAAACTTGGATCTAGCTTATATTCGATAATTCATTAAACAAAAAAAACCTCACTTTCCATAAATCTAATTGTTAAGACAGTTAAGCTTGAGCTCTACTTGAGAGGGTTTCGAACCGAACATCCTCAGATTGGTGGTACACTCCTCACATGGCCGCTGCTTCTCGCGCCATTGCGAACGCTTACCACTTGTCGATCTAATACTTATAGTTCGAGATTCCAGGGTAAATTTCTTAGAACTGTAATTTATACGGATTTGATACGCCTTTCACGTGTTTGTTGAAATGTTCATGTGTGCCAGAGTCCGCTGTTATTCTTCGAGGCATGAATTAATGGACACTAAAAACAATTTTCTAAGCTTTAACCGGATTGTCCGGCCGGTCCCCTTTTTCGTATATTGGAGCTGAAAAGTACTTTTCTTTGAAATGGAATCTAAATTTCCTATTTGGGGATGACCTAATTTGTTTAGATAGAATCCCGCCTGAGCATAATATAGCAGCTTATGCTTATCTATAAAAGATTATATGTTTGTAGGTGAAACAAATAATGATGTGGAGTAGAGAAATAACTTGCCCGATATTTGCTTCATTTTTAGATTCCATTGTCATCAGAATACGGGCAATTGAGGAAATTAACTCCGTCCGCGAAGCACCATACACGATCGCTTCCCATTATCTTCTCCTCTGCAGACTGAATATTAGAGTGTAGGAtcttgagatcttcaagaccttttttcttttgaaactcaGCCTTCAATTGTAAAAATATTTGGGGGTAGGGAAGTAAAGAAATTATCAATGCACTGATCAAAATCATAACTCTTATATTTCTTACCTCGATTCCCTTTGCTTGGAGTCGGCTGATCAACTTTCTCTTCTCTGCTTACCACTCCAATCTCCTCATGCTGCATAAAAATGGCATTCACCTCTCGCAGATTTGGGTCTGCAGTCTTTTGCACTGCGCCCGACGGTTGAGACGTGAGTTGCTTCGTTATCTGCCCAACTTGCGACTCCAGGATTTTCAACGAAGCTCCAATATTTGTCATGTGTGTCTCAAGGTTGTCGAGTCTAgactcagtcctagccatcctcttGCCAGATTCAGAAACGAATGTCCCAACTAAATCCTCAAATGACGGCttcccttccccatttgatgtattgaaccccggtggaggattcaatacattcttattgtttgcatatgaaaaattctcatggtCCCTCAAAtcaggatgataagtgttagggggagggttacctcgatatcctccatagcCTCCAAAGTTTTTGTTGTTGATGTATTGGACTTCTTCAAGAAAATGTGGTTCTTCAACAACAAGCGGTGGTCCCTCAGTGTTTGATGTACTCACTTTATTCATGGTTGTTATCTGTGTAGTCAACGCTGAGACTTGCGCAGTGAGTGATGTGATAGGATCCACTGCATAAACTCCAGTTGTCCTCTGTACTCCTGATCTCTCAGACGGCCATTGGTAGCTGTtaatagtcatctgctcaagTAAGTCGTAGGCTTGGGCAGGAGACTtggcaaagatcgtgccacctGCCGCTTCATCCACTGTTGTCCGTGTCTGATCATTCAACCCGTTATAGAATAGCTCAATCTGCACtcagtcttcaaaaccatgattcgTGCACCTCCGCAACAACTCTTTATACCTTTCCCAAGCTTCATACAACGGCTCGAAGTCAGTCTGTCTGAAATTGCTGATATCAATCTTTAATTGTGCAGACTTTGCAGGGGAAAAATATTTAGAAAGGAATTTCGTCACCAGCTCCTGCCATGTCGTAATGGTCCCTAACGGCActgattggagccatcctcttgcttgatccctgagagaaaatggaaacaaacgcaatctaataatatcgtcaggaacattattaattttcacCGTATCTGTGATTTCCAAGAAGGTTCTCAGGTGAACGTGAGGATCTGAAGTAGCAGTTCCAGCGAACTGGTTTTGTTGAACCATATTGATCAGGGCGGGCTTCAGTTCGAAATTATTTGCGTTGATGGTCCCTCGGGCAATGCCAGAATAATGATTGTTGATCACTGGTCGGAAGTGATCTCTGATTGGTATAGCCTCAGGCGGCATCTGTCGGTCATTCTCTCTGTTATCAGCCAtcgctttgatttcttcccttctcgcttttcttaatcttctcgcAGTTCGTTCGATCTCCGGATAAAAAATAAGCAAATCAGGGCTGTGCGATCttagcatgcactgtcaaacagaGAAAGTGAATAAatcaaaaatgaaataaaataaaaagatctaaattaaaatctagactaattggtaacaatactgatataaattcaaattttgacactccccggcaacggcgtcaaaaacttgttgcttgttttcttgattgctcgcaagcgcacgacgtcaagttatagtaaaatgtatttttgagtgcaagtgtcgatcccacgaggagtgtaaataaaatatatatcaatgcttCTAATTataatagtctcgactttatctAGAAAATTTAGAAAGAATGTTTGGTTTATGTAAATGACTTGATTGCAAGAAAGTAATTAAACTAATCACCGAATGGATAAATATCAATGATTAGTTTATGGTTCAAATTTTCTATGAATAACTTGCGGGTTTCTTATGTTATTGTATTGGGATTCATTGGCTAATTTTATCCTACTGGGATGGGCTAAATCTATTGTaccaaatttatttttggtgcAAACACCCACCAAGCACTCACCATGTTCCAAGACACTTTCTCGATAACAACTTTGGGATGGCAAAAAGTTGCAACACCACTTTCTCTTACATTTCCAAACTTAACCGTTGTGATTATTTTTCACCCAGGAGACTTCATTGTCAACAACGTAAGACGGATCCTTTTTTAGGCCATTTCATCTTTTACGGGTGACTTGGAAAACAGTAATGATATGGCTCGACTTATGGAAGAAGAGTTCGATCTTCTCCTGAAGGTTTTCCATCTTCCTTTAGAATCAGAAGAAGAAACTAATTGTAAGAGGGTAGCCACCAAATTACTAAATCTGTTTCGTACAGGACGACTTGGCCATTATACTTTAGACCCTATTCCTAGTAAAGCTCAATCCATTTCCTTTTGATATACTAAATTACATATAGCTCCACTCGAATGTTTTGATttggttttaaatgtttacacCCAGTCGACTGATCTGGATGACAGATTCCATTCGATCCACACAGTTGAGGTAGATGATCACCAAAGCAACAATGTAGCAGCAACCCTGTTTCCCTACTTGACTGTTATCGAATAGCCATTatgttctaatttaaataattgtttcttgatatttttaaaaattaaccatgacatcaaaattaattatttaagtggCTTGAACTTAATGAGATAGTGTAAataacatagatacatgaaaaatatttctgACCAGGGGAACAATGGCCATGGTTTAGTCGGTAGAAAAATCAAATATGAACACTCGAGGCAAATCAAACGGACTTGAGTAAGAATTGTGTCAGTTCAGAATTTGTCAACAAGTTTGTTTTGATAAGTGGTAATGAGTGTCCATACAAGATTTGAATTTTAATCGCAACttgtaaatttcaaataatataatttaatacttAATTCAAGATGAAATCTAACCTGCAATATCGTTTTCCCTGTCAAAAGAAAATTGGGGGGTTTGCTCAGAAATAGTGGGGGTTTTCAGACAATTcccaaaatcaatttaaaaatattctgaAATTTCATTGCAACTTTTTGATCTAGTAATTTTAAAAGAAGTTTATTCCACTATTTCTGAGCAAACCCCCAATTTTCTTTTGACAGGGAAAACGATAAAACACACACTAACATGCCAAATTGCGATCATTTTTTTAGTCCTTGTTCCCCTATGGCATGcaattttagatttttaatgTTGTCTGTACCTTTATTATTGAAGGTTTTTTGAGATTTAGTTGTAACATAAATTTCATTCATGTATTATTTAAGCACTTTTAAATAGACGTAAAAACAAATTCAATTAGCCGTTGTCCCGACATTGATGCGACACTAAAGTAACAGTGTTTAGAACGAGATTCAATTGTAACAAATTCATCATCTACTGAAAAAAAAAGTAATCAATTATATTTATTAGTAAAAATAAAACCATAATAAGAAATGCATCGTGCACAAAATTTGCAGTTGAAAAAACTCATAATGGTATCAATAAAATATCCAAACTTCCACTAGTACAAAAATTTCTCATGGTTTCTGACTTCCTGTAGCGAAGCCAATATTTCAGTTCTCCAACAGTtgtctaaatttatttatttttttggaaaatgaacCGAGACAGATTTTTTTTACTTAAGTTGACCaaataaccaaaataataaACATTCAATATGTGGAATTATtgggttttaaaataaaaaactggCCAACAACCATATCACATTGCCTCAAGAAATAAACTTTCTTTGGGTACACAAATTTATCAACAGTGAAACCagaaatgaaaattttcaaaatcaaatataatgtatgacaaaaacttgtgtgagacggtcttacggatcgtattttgtgagatgtttCTTTATTTGGATTATtcatgaaaagtattactttttatgctaagagtattactttttttattgtgaatatcggtagagttgactcaTCTCGtcgataaagattcgtgagaccatctcacaagagacctactcataataTATACAGTGAAATTATTTTCTATGAAATTACCCCTCTCAAACAAGTTGTTCTAACCTCCTCGCTTAGTTGTTGATACCCATATGCAAgcagacacacacacacacacacatagatAGGTTACTTATTACTACAAGTTGTAATAAAAGAGTCTACTATAATAATGCTCAAGTTGCCAATTTAGTGCTGGCAAGATTGGTATGACTTTTTCCATTTCTTGCATAGTGTACTTCGCTAATTAAGTCAAATaagattaaaatttgaattaaatacTGAGGAATTATATCAAAatgtattaattaaaaataaaattttagtcATTTAATTCAAATAAGATGAAACCATTTTTTCCCAACCAtcatttaattttgatttttatctcctaaaaaatatcaaaagaattATTATTTTCCTATCTTAATCATGCTGAATTAATTTAATCGTAAAAAAACATTTGTTTATAATATGAAGAGACGGTACAAAAACGACTAAATAAATGTACATGGAGAGGATGTCTCGACGATGACTCGTGGAAATGGTCAAACCTTAAATTTAACAGTATTAAAACTGCGGCCGGCTGGCTCCGCCGGAGTTTCCGGCGGCGGCGCATGCGCCCTCCATCGGAAGCTGACCATTATGCATATCATTGAAAGGTAAATTCAAGAAAGGAAGCCCAAGTGATGGATCATGAAACTGGTGGCCACCAACTACTCCACCGCCATCCGACTGTCGAAGCCCCTCGTCCTCCTCCTCGTCCAGCGGCAGCCTTTCATACGCCACATTGGTAAACGAGGCTGCGATTATAATAACTGGCCCCGAGGCAATCAACGCACCGACAACATTCCCTCCCACCACTTGCCCTTGTCCACCGGCCAAGTATATGGTTAAACTGGTGGCTCCCGGAGGCGCGGGCGGTGGAAGGAACGAACCCGACAGCGACAATATCTCGAACCGGCCATTCAGCGTCACCACCGACCCCCCCGAAGTCGGTTGCCGCAAGCTCACGTTAATAACGGTTCCTGTACCGCTTAATACACAAATCCCCTTCCGCCTCTTCCTGGCGTAATCCGCCACCGCCGTAAACACGTCGGTACCGCTGCCCACCTCCAAGATATGTGACCTAAGCGTGTTGGCGCTTTCTCGAGTCACGATCACTGGTGGCTTAGGCTTGTTCTTGGAGCCCGGTGGACGGCCTCTCGGCCTCCGTGCCGCCGCATCTCCGGAACCCTGATAAGAGTTATCTATATTATCGCTGGAAAAGTAGTTGCGGTTGGGTTCATCGTCGGAATCCGTCTGCGGTTGGAGATGGAGCTGAGAAACAAAGTGAGAAGCTGAACTCAAGTCCAAACCAGCCATTCACTTAAAAGGTCGAGCAGGAAACCACACAATGATTAAAGAAAGTAAAATATATTCGAATAAAGTATGATAAATTGAGCAAAAAATAATACCACACAATGAACTatattatgaattttttaatgACCAAATCCAGAAATTAAAGCACAAGAATTGGAAGCCAATGAGTTAATAATTTATAACAGGAAACAAGTTGAGAGAAAGGAAAGGTTGAGGAAAGCGTCTGTACCGAGAGCGGAGAAGGAACGAGACCATAATACGtccatttatataatttttattttttatttttgtatcccACCATGACTCTTAAATTTTTATTCAACGTGACATATTGTCATTATATAATTTAGCATAACTTCGACCTAATTTCAAATTGTTTCCGGTGATTTGATTTGTTTAGAATTAATCGTGAATATGCTTTGTATTCATCTCAGAAAGGAGCAAATTAAAGTATTCACGATAATGATGCATATAAACATGATGTGACATATGGTTCGACTCTATttctttttttcaattttaaacaaaaaatttatcTTCATTCTACCGTAGTTTTCTAAATTTCTCATGATAcccacgggaaatttagggtccgattccagcaagtgtcactagtccagacgcggGTTCTGAAAttatcctgagcctgaaatcacaaataagatcgttaggagggggccaggagggtgtcctggcgtacccctccgacgctcaagtcaaagactgaggatatatggggggagcagctaagggtgctgctgaaaacgatataatgaattgaatgaattaacactcaaacctggtatttataagaAAATACCTGGGCCCTTTatgggcctgtcttccatttgggctagggatgagcCAGGAGTAATGAGTCCATccctggggtatcaccagtctccccctcccgagtcgaactgaatcgcaggttcgaagttcgattaATTGTATTGTCCTCGGTTTACGGGGCGTGAGTTGTGCACTTTCTTCATGCCGCTCGTCAGTCTCCAAAactttggaaacaaatcaagtCGCAATTCTGCTCTGCGGGGAAAGATTTGGTCTGGGCTTCCTCCCTGCAACGGTCACCTCCTTACTTCATTCTCACTTCTCCCACACAGAATTTCCACTACAATTCACCAGCTCTCTCTCGTCTAAGTCTCATCGTATGTTAACCCTAACGTCGCTTCATCATCACCTCACCACCACCGTTGTGCACACCTTGGCCACCGCCTCGCTCGAGCCGCCGCTTGAGCCTCGCCAAACCACCACCCCACCTCGCCCGAGCCACCACCCCGGCCTGCTCGCCcctcgccacgctcgcccaTGCTCTTCCTTCGCTCGGCTGCTCGCCTCGCCCCTCGCCACGCTCCCCCATGCTCTTCCTCCGCTCGGCTGCTCGCCTCGCCCCACGCCCTCGCCCTCGCCCCACGCCCTCGCCCAGCTGCTCTGCCCTCACCAAGTCATGCCTCTCCTGCGCGTGCCTCGACAGTGAACGCTCGCCCGAGCCCCCTGCTCGCCTCTTGCCGTGCTCGCCCAAGCGTCCCAAGCTCGCCCTCCACCATGCTCGCCTGAGCACCCGAGCGCTCCCCTCGCCACGCTCACCCGAGCGCCCATCATCGCTCACTCGCCCGGGCGCTCGCCCTGCTCGCCTCTCG encodes:
- the LOC142546865 gene encoding AT-hook motif nuclear-localized protein 21-like; the protein is MAGLDLSSASHFVSQLHLQPQTDSDDEPNRNYFSSDNIDNSYQGSGDAAARRPRGRPPGSKNKPKPPVIVTRESANTLRSHILEVGSGTDVFTAVADYARKRRKGICVLSGTGTVINVSLRQPTSGGSVVTLNGRFEILSLSGSFLPPPAPPGATSLTIYLAGGQGQVVGGNVVGALIASGPVIIIAASFTNVAYERLPLDEEEDEGLRQSDGGGVVGGHQFHDPSLGLPFLNLPFNDMHNGQLPMEGACAAAGNSGGASRPQF